A genomic stretch from Telmatocola sphagniphila includes:
- the ftsH gene encoding ATP-dependent zinc metalloprotease FtsH has translation MAQSEKKVEEVKPSRPSPISAGLFIMLAMGFIALIAYTFFNPNYPDISIDRFYSLMEKGQLSKIRLIGTEKLIGEVRDKESEVSKELKLNDGRFSVRIPHSNDPGLLFEKIRANDLKANETALAKGEMKQVQINQSEDIANWFGSGFWSFISVLVIFGLFFFLILPRFRDSMGGPGVMGNFIKSSARRYDNENGRTTFQDVAGMDNAKQELQEVVEFLKAPEKFLKLGAQIPKGVLLVGPPGTGKTLLARAVAGEAGVPFFSINGSEFIQMFVGVGASRVRDLFRTAKENAPCLIFIDEIDAVGRMRGAGVGGGSDEREQTLNQILSEMDGFQPNETIIVVAATNRPDVLDAALLRPGRFDRHVTVDRPTWQGRLQILKVHTRNKPLADEVDLEAVARKTIGMSGAELKNLANEAAILASRDARLTILQKHFNLAYDRVLMGPKRDEKFSEVERKRTAYHEAGHALCAIFEPKADPLSRVSIVPRGKSGGVTISNPDEEKVDYSESELQARLVMTMGGRAADRLIFGEASSGAIQDLKQATRIARMMVTQFGMSEKLGPVSYRAGEEHVFLGKELMESRDFSEGTARLIDEEVQRLLRDADHRAYDLLVKHRSELEKLTEALLTHEELESNEVHALLGLKKKTSDKPDETVAAPPQLIIGTV, from the coding sequence ATGGCGCAAAGCGAAAAGAAAGTCGAAGAAGTGAAGCCCTCTCGACCGTCTCCGATCTCCGCAGGATTGTTTATTATGCTGGCGATGGGCTTTATTGCCCTGATCGCCTACACATTTTTCAATCCGAATTACCCCGATATCTCCATCGACCGCTTCTATTCCTTGATGGAGAAGGGGCAGTTGTCGAAAATCCGTCTGATCGGCACCGAAAAATTGATCGGTGAAGTTCGGGACAAGGAGAGCGAAGTCTCCAAAGAATTGAAGCTCAACGACGGGCGCTTCAGCGTCCGAATTCCCCACAGTAACGATCCGGGCTTATTGTTCGAAAAAATTCGAGCCAACGATCTGAAGGCAAACGAAACCGCCCTCGCCAAAGGCGAAATGAAGCAGGTTCAAATCAACCAGAGCGAGGACATCGCCAACTGGTTCGGCAGTGGCTTCTGGAGCTTCATTTCGGTTCTGGTGATTTTTGGACTCTTCTTCTTTCTGATTCTGCCGCGCTTCCGGGACTCGATGGGAGGGCCGGGAGTGATGGGAAATTTCATCAAGAGCAGTGCTCGACGCTACGACAACGAAAACGGCCGCACGACCTTCCAGGACGTGGCCGGGATGGACAATGCCAAACAGGAATTGCAGGAAGTGGTGGAATTTCTGAAGGCCCCGGAAAAGTTTCTCAAACTCGGCGCCCAGATTCCCAAAGGCGTACTGCTCGTCGGCCCGCCCGGGACCGGTAAGACACTCCTGGCCCGGGCCGTAGCCGGGGAAGCCGGGGTGCCGTTTTTCAGTATCAACGGTTCCGAATTCATCCAAATGTTTGTCGGGGTCGGGGCCAGTCGCGTTCGCGACCTGTTCCGCACGGCCAAGGAAAATGCTCCCTGTTTAATCTTCATTGATGAAATCGACGCGGTCGGACGGATGCGCGGCGCCGGAGTGGGCGGCGGTTCCGATGAACGGGAACAGACCTTGAATCAAATTCTGTCCGAAATGGATGGCTTCCAGCCCAACGAAACCATCATCGTCGTCGCCGCCACTAACCGTCCCGACGTGCTGGATGCCGCGCTGCTGCGGCCGGGACGCTTCGATCGGCACGTTACCGTGGATCGGCCGACCTGGCAGGGGCGTCTGCAGATCCTGAAGGTTCATACCCGGAATAAACCTCTGGCCGATGAAGTCGATCTCGAGGCGGTCGCTCGCAAGACCATCGGTATGAGCGGGGCGGAACTCAAAAATCTGGCCAACGAAGCCGCCATCCTGGCTTCGCGCGATGCCCGGCTAACGATCCTGCAGAAACACTTCAATCTGGCCTACGATCGGGTTTTGATGGGACCCAAACGAGACGAAAAATTCTCCGAAGTCGAACGCAAACGCACCGCCTATCACGAAGCCGGACACGCTTTATGTGCGATTTTTGAACCGAAGGCCGATCCGCTTTCCCGAGTGTCCATCGTGCCGCGCGGCAAATCCGGCGGCGTGACCATCAGTAACCCGGATGAAGAAAAAGTCGATTACTCCGAAAGTGAATTGCAGGCGCGATTAGTCATGACGATGGGCGGCCGGGCGGCCGATCGCCTCATCTTCGGCGAAGCCTCTTCCGGAGCGATCCAGGATCTCAAGCAGGCCACCCGCATCGCCCGGATGATGGTGACGCAGTTCGGCATGAGTGAGAAATTGGGACCGGTTTCCTATCGGGCCGGCGAGGAACATGTGTTTCTGGGCAAGGAACTCATGGAATCCCGGGACTTCAGCGAAGGAACCGCCCGTCTGATCGATGAAGAAGTGCAAAGGCTGCTGCGGGATGCCGATCATCGCGCGTACGATCTACTGGTCAAGCACCGTTCGGAACTGGAGAAATTGACGGAAGCGCTTTTGACCCACGAAGAGCTGGAATCAAACGAAGTCCACGCGCTTTTAGGGCTCAAAAAGAAAACTTCCGACAAACCGGACGAAACGGTCGCGGCCCCACCCCAGTTGATCATCGGGACCGTCTAA
- a CDS encoding 5-oxoprolinase subunit PxpA, translating to MKTIDINADLGEGESSDEEVLELVSSANIACGYHAGSAELMARTIGTALFRNVAIGAHPGYNDPTNFGRVELQLPIRIVKAELLYQIGALKTLAEAVGTSVKYIKPHGALYNQACRIPELAEAVAMVAETVKLPVLALPQSELEKACRDRVPFFREGFADRRYDDRGQLVPRSRSDAFITDPAVAVEQALRLIEQQGIHSICIHGDNPQAVQFARSIRTSLERAGYQIRSFA from the coding sequence ATGAAAACGATCGATATCAATGCCGATCTGGGAGAGGGCGAGAGTTCCGACGAAGAAGTTCTGGAACTGGTCTCCTCGGCCAATATCGCTTGCGGCTATCATGCGGGTTCGGCCGAGTTGATGGCCCGCACGATTGGAACCGCCCTATTTCGCAATGTCGCGATCGGAGCCCATCCCGGCTATAACGATCCGACCAACTTCGGTCGAGTCGAGCTGCAACTGCCGATTCGCATTGTGAAGGCGGAGTTGCTCTATCAGATTGGGGCTTTAAAAACACTCGCCGAGGCGGTCGGAACCTCCGTGAAATACATCAAACCGCACGGGGCTTTGTACAATCAGGCCTGCCGAATTCCCGAACTCGCGGAGGCGGTCGCAATGGTCGCGGAGACTGTGAAACTGCCCGTTCTGGCCCTCCCGCAATCGGAATTGGAAAAAGCCTGTCGCGATCGGGTGCCGTTTTTTCGAGAAGGCTTTGCGGATCGCCGGTACGATGACCGGGGCCAACTGGTTCCGCGCTCCCGAAGCGACGCATTTATCACCGACCCTGCGGTGGCCGTTGAGCAGGCCCTTCGCTTGATCGAACAGCAAGGAATTCATTCGATTTGCATTCACGGCGATAATCCGCAAGCGGTGCAATTTGCCCGTTCGATTCGAACTTCCCTGGAGCGAGCGGGCTATCAGATCCGATCTTTCGCATGA
- a CDS encoding 5-oxoprolinase subunit C family protein: MTHIQILQPGTFSQWVSSTETGLRRYGIPVGGPADAISYAFANALVGNPSEAEVLEVALSGPRLLFEADHMVAWVGAEAKIECEGQVIPGNATQFVRAGQSLNIGRLRNGFRGYLAVAAREGSPNQVLRKSLNPEWLGHLSNSVLRVLPGPQAAWFEEMAIEQQFEVTANINRMGVRLEGPKLFRAPGELVSEAISPGAIQVTNEGQCIIIGVDGQTIGGYPKIAHVIAADLPKIGQLPPGQKIRFQCVRLEEAEVFWDEEEMQLRKRVLRIRFG, encoded by the coding sequence ATGACGCATATTCAGATCCTGCAACCGGGCACCTTCTCGCAATGGGTGAGTTCAACAGAAACGGGCTTGCGGCGCTACGGCATACCAGTGGGCGGACCGGCCGATGCCATATCGTATGCTTTCGCTAATGCTCTGGTGGGTAATCCAAGTGAAGCCGAAGTCCTGGAAGTCGCCCTCTCGGGCCCTCGCCTGCTTTTCGAGGCCGATCATATGGTCGCATGGGTGGGTGCTGAGGCCAAAATCGAATGCGAGGGCCAGGTGATTCCGGGAAATGCCACGCAATTTGTCCGGGCGGGACAAAGTCTAAACATCGGTCGATTGCGAAACGGGTTTCGAGGTTACTTAGCAGTGGCGGCCCGGGAGGGCTCGCCAAATCAAGTGCTTCGAAAAAGCCTCAATCCGGAGTGGCTGGGGCACCTGTCGAATTCAGTTCTGCGTGTGCTCCCCGGCCCGCAAGCCGCTTGGTTCGAAGAAATGGCCATTGAGCAGCAATTTGAGGTGACCGCGAACATCAATCGCATGGGGGTGCGATTGGAGGGTCCTAAATTGTTCCGGGCCCCGGGAGAGTTAGTGTCAGAAGCGATCAGCCCCGGGGCGATCCAGGTGACAAATGAAGGCCAGTGCATCATCATCGGGGTCGATGGTCAAACGATTGGAGGCTACCCGAAAATCGCCCATGTCATCGCGGCCGATCTGCCGAAAATCGGGCAACTGCCGCCTGGCCAGAAGATTCGATTTCAATGCGTTCGTCTGGAGGAAGCCGAAGTGTTCTGGGACGAGGAGGAAATGCAGCTGCGGAAGCGAGTCTTGAGAATTCGATTCGGCTAA